A region of Allocoleopsis franciscana PCC 7113 DNA encodes the following proteins:
- a CDS encoding endonuclease dU, whose protein sequence is MELDALIRLNRVIRVIGFDDAPFVRNTGGNVSVAGIVCAGTRFEGMVWGQVEQDGWNATDVILSLLLGRKFLPQLHILLLDGIAFGGFNVIDLPKLSEQLKLPCVAVMRRMPNLTAIEQAIRRLPEPEKRLERLYRAGTIHAHPPFFFQVYGACPQVTFSVLKRLTDCGNVPEALRLAHLIGAAVIKGESGSSA, encoded by the coding sequence ATGGAACTTGACGCTCTGATCCGACTGAATCGTGTGATTCGCGTCATTGGCTTCGATGATGCCCCCTTTGTCCGTAACACGGGTGGGAATGTATCTGTTGCAGGTATTGTTTGTGCGGGTACTCGCTTTGAGGGGATGGTTTGGGGACAAGTCGAGCAGGATGGTTGGAATGCGACAGATGTCATTTTAAGCTTATTGTTAGGACGAAAATTTCTCCCTCAACTCCATATTTTGCTGCTGGATGGTATTGCCTTTGGCGGCTTTAATGTTATTGACTTACCCAAGCTTTCCGAGCAACTCAAACTCCCCTGTGTAGCCGTCATGCGACGGATGCCTAACTTGACGGCGATAGAACAAGCGATTCGTCGTTTACCAGAGCCAGAGAAACGTTTAGAGCGGCTGTATCGCGCCGGAACAATTCACGCTCACCCGCCATTTTTCTTCCAGGTGTATGGTGCTTGTCCGCAGGTAACGTTTTCGGTACTAAAACGCCTGACGGACTGTGGAAATGTGCCGGAGGCATTGCGTTTGGCTCATTTAATTGGTGCAGCGGTGATCAAGGGAGAAAGTGGCAGTTCTGCTTAA
- a CDS encoding sensor histidine kinase: MWQSLAVKDSPQGKKIRVDLVSQQGQAIFRIQDEGIGIPPEDRERVFETFYRASNAGTIQGTGLGLAIAKKCVDLLGGQITLESEVGVGTTVTVILPLNPIPT; encoded by the coding sequence TTGTGGCAGTCCCTTGCAGTCAAAGATTCTCCTCAAGGTAAGAAAATTCGCGTAGACTTAGTGTCTCAACAAGGTCAGGCTATTTTTCGGATTCAGGATGAAGGTATCGGTATTCCGCCTGAAGATCGAGAAAGAGTGTTTGAAACCTTCTATCGAGCCAGCAATGCAGGCACAATTCAGGGGACGGGGTTAGGGCTTGCGATCGCCAAAAAATGTGTAGACTTACTTGGGGGTCAAATAACTTTAGAAAGTGAAGTGGGTGTAGGAACAACGGTTACGGTTATACTGCCATTGAATCCTATACCAACCTAA